Genomic DNA from Mixophyes fleayi isolate aMixFle1 chromosome 7, aMixFle1.hap1, whole genome shotgun sequence:
GTACGGGAAATGGATTAGTTGCCTGGCAACAGACTCTGACTGGATGGTGAGGGGCTACGTGTCCTCGATGTGGGGGCTGGGCCTGTGTGATTGGTCATTGATAATCTATGTATCTGCTCCCTCCAGGTCTGTGGCGGAGGCCCCCATGCTGTCTCTTTGGCATCTACGCTCTGTCACCCCTACCACCATCTTCCCAATCCAGGAGAGCCAGCAGCAAGTCATGTTCTATCAGGACATGGTAAGTATGATGTCCGTCATGGTTCTTCTCATGGCTGGGCCGGGCAGACACCCCTCCTCCAATCCTCTGTCTGTCCTCCGCAGATCCTGTGTGCCGGGCAGGCGCCTCACATCAATCACTGTCAGATAAACGGAGAGGTCCGCGCTCGGATCCCCTGTAGCCCCTGTTCCATCTACTCTCTGAGCATCAATGAGACTTCCCAGGAGAACAAGGTATGATCCAAGGAGGTGACTGTGGAGCTAACATTTTGTGCTCGGTCAGTGCCAGAGAGAGTGATCGATTAGTGAGGGACCTTGTTCAGTCAGTGTTGGAAAGACGGCGCTCTGTCTGTGTTGGAGAGACGGCGCTCTGTCCGTGTTGGAGGGACGGCGCACTGTCCGTGTTGGAGGGACGGCGCTCTGTCCGTGTTGGAGGGACCTTGTTCAGTCCGTGTTGGAGGGACGGCGCTCTGTCCGTGTTGGAGGGACGGCGCTCTGTCCGTGTTGGAGGGACGGCGCTCTGTCCGTGTTGGAGGGACGGCGCACTGTCCGTGTTGGAGGGACGGCGCACTGTCCCGTGTTGGAGGGACGGCGCTCTGTCCGTGTTGGAGGGACGGCGCTCTGTCCGTGTTGGAGGGACGGCGCTCTGTCCGTGTTGGAGGGACGGCGCTCTGTCCGTGTTGGAGGGACGGCGCACTGTCCGTGTTGGAGGGACGGCGCTCTGTCCGTGTTGGAGGGACGGCGCTCTGTCCGTGTTGGAGGGACGGCTCTCTGTCCGTGTTGGAGGGACGGCGCTCTGTCCCGTGTTGGAGGGACCTTGTTCAGTCCGTGTTGGAGGGACGGCGCTCTGTCCGTGTTGGAGGGACGGCGCACTGTCCGTGTTGGAGGGACGGCGCTCTGTCCGTGTTGGAGGGACGGCGCTCTGTCCGTGTTGGAGGGACGGCGCTCTGTCCGTGTTGGAGGGACGGCGCTCTGTCCGTGTTGGAGGGACGGCGCTCTGTCCGTGTTGGAGGGACGGCGCTCTGTCCGTGTTGGAGGGACGGCGCACTGTCCGTGTTGGAGGGACGGCGCTCTGTCCGTGTTGGAGGGACGGCGCTCAGTCAGTGAAAGGCTTTGTTCGGACAGTGTTGGAGAGACAGCGCTTGGTCAGTATGAGACTCATTCTCTGTTTTCTTTGCAGGTCCTCACAGCCGCCGGAAGCAGCTCCAAGATTGACGTTTTTACTAACTTCAGATACCGAGCGTTCTCACTCACCTTTACCTGAGTCAACAGATTCGCCCCGTCGCCCAgcgatgttttgttacctttataaataaagttctgACATTCACTGTGTGCTGTGACTGGTGTTTGTTTGATACAGACTCGTCTACTGTAATAACATGTGCTTCCTGCGGGAGGAGCTATATTGTGTGTCACAAAGTAAAGGCACCCGACTGGGGTAAATTACCGGGGGACTTGCACCCCAAGATCTAGTTAGCAATGAGGGGCAGCCTTGAAACCTAGTACTTATAACTGAGGGCAATCCTTTACCCCAGCAGCTCTCAGACTTGGACCTGTATCTAACCAAGAGTTTGGTGTATTCAGCTCAGAGGTcgtaaaatgaaatacatttatgagaGATTATCCGAGGGGGGCACCAAGCAGACACTATAATGGTTGAGGTCTTCTATAACGCACAGAGATAGACATGTACCCCAGACTGGTCCCCTTTCCTAGTGATGAATATTGGGGGGTTCATCAAGGAGTATAATTGACAGGAAAGCTGTACCCCACATGGAGTGACGTATAGTCCAGCATTAGTGTTTATTGTACTTACTAACTAAACAGTTACTAGAAAACCGTAGAGGTCAGGTGACAGAGAAGGGCTCTGGGTACCCCCAGTGAGGTGTATATAGTGGGGGAGGGGTATTGGTGTAGATCCCATGGGGCAGGTGACAGAGAAGGGCTCTGGGTACCCCCAGTGAGGTGtatataatgggggggggggggtattggggTAGATCCCATGGGGCAGGTGACAGAGAAGGGCTCTGGGTACCCCCAGTGAGGTGTATataatggggggagggggtattgggGTAGATCCCATGGGGCAGGTGACAGAGAAGGGCTCTGGGTACCCCCAGTGAGGTGtatataatggggggggggggggtattggggTAGATCCCATGGGGCAGGTGACAGAGAAGGGCTCTGGGTACCCCAGTGAGGTGTATATAATGGGGGGAGGGGTATTGGGGTAGATCCCATGGGGCAGGTGACAGAGAAGGGCTCTGGGTACCCCCAGTGAGGTGtatataatggggggggggggtattgggg
This window encodes:
- the THOC6 gene encoding LOW QUALITY PROTEIN: THO complex subunit 6 (The sequence of the model RefSeq protein was modified relative to this genomic sequence to represent the inferred CDS: deleted 1 base in 1 codon); translated protein: MALEGHKDYIHCLALREQQRECVSGSEDGSVRLWDLRTGSQTHKIEVYKYEECARPQYGKWISCLATDSDWMVRGYAPMLSLWHLRSVTPTTIFPIQESQQQVMFYQDMILCAGQAPHINHCQINGEVRARIPCSPCSIYSLSINETSQENKVLTAAGSSSKIDVFTNFRYRAFSLTFT